One Triticum dicoccoides isolate Atlit2015 ecotype Zavitan chromosome 5B, WEW_v2.0, whole genome shotgun sequence genomic window carries:
- the LOC119310802 gene encoding pirin-like protein At1g50590, producing MSTMEVTKPRQVARRFLARPQHEGAGAVVRRSIGRFELRYFDPFLVLDEFSASAPAGFPDHPHRGFETVTYMLEGAVTHEDFEGHRGTIKAGDVQWMTAGRGIVHSEMPAGPGTSKGLQLWVNLASKNKMVEPGYQEFQSKDIASTTSADGDVTVRVIAGESMGARSPVRTRTPTMYLDFTVRPHAAAPVRQPVPASWNAFVYVLEGEGVFGPTEQPAGAHHLLLLGQGGDGVEVWNRSDKPLRFVLVAGEPIGEPVAQLGPFVMNTEEEIDATVNDFEYFINGFEKAKHWKSQAMIALELEYVG from the exons ATGTCGACAATGGAGGTGACGAAGCCCCGGCAGGTGGCGAGGAGGTTCCTGGCGCGGCCGCAGCACGAGGGCGCCGGCGCCGTCGTCCGCCGCAGCATCGGCAGGTTCGAGCTGAGGTACTTCGACCCGTTCCTCGTCCTGGACGAGTTCTCAG CTTCTGCTCCGGCTGGGTTCCCTGATCATCCACACCGGGGCTTCGAGACCGTCACCTACATGCTCGAG GGAGCGGTGACGCACGAGGACTTCGAGGGCCACCGTGGCACGATCAAGGCCGGCGACGTGCAGTGGATGACGGCCGGCCGCGGCATCGTGCACTCCGAGATGCCCGCCGGCCCCGGCACCTCCAAGGGCCTCCAGCTCTGGGTCAACCTCGCATCCAAGAACAAAAT GGTCGAGCCGGGGTACCAGGAGTTCCAGAGCAAGGACATCGCGTCCACCACGTCGGCGGACGGCGACGTGACGGTGCGCGTCATCGCGGGGGAGTCCATGGGCGCCCGGTCGCCGGTGCGCACGCGGACTCCGACCATGTACCTTGACTTCACGGTGCGCCCGCACGCCGCCGCGCCCGTGCGGCAGCCGGTGCCGGCGTCGTGGAACGCGTTCGTGTACGTGCTCGAGGGCGAGGGCGTGTTCGGGCCGACGGAGCAGCCGGCGGGGGCGCACCACCTGCTGCTGCTCGGGCAGGGCGGCGACGGCGTGGAGGTTTGGAACAGGTCGGACAAGCCGCTCCGGTTCGTGCTCGTGGCCGGCGAGCCCATCGGCGAGCCCGTGGCGCAGCTGGGCCCGTTCGTGATGAACACCGAGGAGGAGATcgacgccaccgtcaacgactTCGAGTACTTCATCAACGGGTTCGAGAAGGCCAAGCATTGGAAGTCGCAGGCGATGATCGCGCTAGAGCTAGAGTACGTAGGGTGA